A genomic window from Paraburkholderia phytofirmans OLGA172 includes:
- a CDS encoding translation initiation factor Sui1, whose product MKGSSKGALVYSTDGGRMCPKCSQVLAACVCKTVGKTAPTGDGVVRVTRETKGRGGKCVTIVKGLALDPLALALLGKQLRTACGSGGTVKDGVIEVQGDHCERVIEALKKCGHSAKRAGG is encoded by the coding sequence ATGAAGGGTAGTTCAAAAGGCGCCCTTGTCTATTCCACCGATGGCGGGCGGATGTGTCCCAAATGCAGTCAGGTGCTCGCGGCATGTGTCTGCAAGACGGTCGGCAAGACCGCACCGACAGGTGATGGTGTGGTGCGAGTGACTCGCGAGACCAAGGGCCGGGGCGGGAAGTGCGTGACGATCGTTAAAGGGCTGGCGCTAGATCCTCTTGCCCTGGCCTTGCTAGGCAAGCAGTTGCGCACGGCCTGCGGTTCTGGTGGAACGGTCAAGGATGGCGTAATTGAAGTCCAGGGTGACCATTGCGAGCGGGTTATTGAAGCGCTCAAAAAGTGCGGCCACAGCGCGAAGCGGGCGGGAGGCTAA
- a CDS encoding NAD(P)/FAD-dependent oxidoreductase, producing the protein MDFDVIVLGAGIVGVSSALHLQDRGRRVALIDRRGPGEETSFGNAGLIESSSVVPYGFPRDLGTLLRYMRNRSTDLYWDYKALPSFATWLARFWWESSPERLEAAARDMLPLIRQSVAEHDVLIGRAGLQSLAHDGGWLEAFRTRAEYERQASAAEVTARTYGLRVAPHDADALVAREPGIAPGFCGALHWQDPTSISNPGALTKGYARLFEEGGGVLLTGEAVTVRQEADAWTVQTPQGRISAKEVVVALGPWSDKVFEPLGYRIPLRAKRGYHMHYEAMKPMLSVPLVDTEKGYVVAPMQGRLRLTTGVEIARREAPPTGVQLERAEAAARPIFGLGRRLDDAPWLGLRPCTPDMRPVIGRAPRHRGLWFSFGHNHHGLTLGPVTGRLLAEMMTGGEPFADPYPFRPERFR; encoded by the coding sequence ATGGATTTCGATGTGATCGTGCTGGGAGCCGGGATTGTCGGCGTGTCGTCTGCGCTGCATCTGCAGGATCGCGGTCGTCGCGTGGCGCTCATCGATCGACGCGGCCCCGGCGAAGAGACCAGTTTCGGCAATGCCGGCCTGATCGAAAGTTCGTCCGTGGTGCCTTACGGCTTTCCGCGCGATCTCGGCACGCTGCTGCGCTACATGCGCAATCGGTCGACCGACCTGTACTGGGACTACAAGGCGCTGCCTTCTTTCGCGACATGGCTTGCGCGATTCTGGTGGGAGTCGTCTCCGGAGCGGCTCGAAGCGGCCGCGCGCGACATGCTGCCGTTGATCCGGCAAAGCGTCGCCGAGCACGATGTGCTGATCGGGCGTGCCGGCCTCCAGAGCCTCGCGCATGACGGCGGCTGGCTCGAGGCATTCCGCACGCGAGCGGAATATGAACGGCAGGCATCAGCCGCCGAAGTCACGGCGAGGACATATGGACTGCGTGTGGCGCCGCACGATGCCGACGCACTGGTGGCGCGCGAGCCCGGTATCGCGCCGGGATTTTGCGGGGCATTGCATTGGCAGGACCCGACGAGCATCTCCAATCCGGGTGCGTTGACGAAGGGCTATGCACGGCTGTTCGAGGAGGGCGGCGGCGTGCTTCTCACTGGCGAGGCGGTCACGGTGCGTCAGGAAGCCGATGCATGGACTGTTCAGACGCCGCAGGGCAGGATCAGCGCCAAAGAGGTGGTCGTGGCGCTCGGCCCGTGGTCCGACAAGGTATTCGAGCCGCTCGGATATCGGATACCGCTACGGGCCAAACGCGGGTATCACATGCACTACGAGGCCATGAAGCCGATGCTCTCGGTACCGCTGGTCGACACGGAAAAAGGATACGTGGTCGCGCCCATGCAAGGGCGCCTGCGGCTGACGACCGGCGTGGAAATCGCCCGGCGCGAGGCACCGCCGACGGGCGTTCAGCTGGAACGCGCGGAAGCCGCCGCCCGGCCGATATTCGGTCTGGGCCGCCGGCTCGATGATGCCCCATGGCTCGGGTTGCGGCCGTGTACGCCCGACATGCGGCCCGTCATCGGGCGCGCGCCACGCCATCGAGGGCTGTGGTTTTCGTTCGGGCATAACCACCACGGATTGACGCTCGGTCCCGTGACAGGCCGTTTGCTGGCGGAAATGATGACGGGGGGCGAGCCTTTCGCCGATCCCTATCCGTTCCGTCCCGAGCGATTCCGATAA
- a CDS encoding ABC transporter substrate-binding protein, which produces MRLKLPLSLFVAAALIGSVGTVSAETQSTLRFGIEAAYPPFESKSPAGQLQGFDVDVGNAVCAKMGVKCEWVENSFDGLIPALQARKFDVINSAMNITDKRKQSIDFTPPIYVVPIVMVAKRGSPLLPDVKSLQGKRVGVLQGSSQEDFLKRHWANAGVSIVSYQDQDQVYADLVAGRLDAAVQEAQTVEDGFLNKPSGHDYAIVGQPLSDPATLGEGTGFGLRKGDKALAGKIDAALDALKKDGTLSNLSQKYFKRDIIAK; this is translated from the coding sequence ATGCGTCTGAAGCTTCCACTCTCACTTTTCGTCGCGGCTGCGTTAATCGGGTCGGTCGGCACCGTCAGCGCCGAGACTCAAAGCACCTTGCGTTTCGGCATCGAGGCCGCGTATCCGCCGTTCGAAAGCAAGTCGCCGGCAGGGCAATTGCAGGGATTCGACGTCGACGTCGGCAACGCGGTGTGTGCAAAGATGGGCGTGAAATGCGAGTGGGTGGAGAATTCGTTCGACGGCCTGATTCCCGCATTGCAGGCGCGCAAATTCGACGTCATCAATTCCGCGATGAACATCACGGACAAGCGCAAACAGTCCATCGACTTCACGCCGCCGATCTACGTGGTGCCGATCGTGATGGTGGCAAAGCGCGGTTCCCCCTTGCTGCCGGACGTGAAGAGCCTGCAAGGCAAACGGGTCGGCGTCCTGCAGGGTTCGTCGCAGGAAGATTTCCTCAAGCGCCACTGGGCGAATGCCGGCGTGTCGATCGTCTCGTACCAGGACCAGGATCAGGTGTATGCCGACCTCGTTGCCGGACGCCTGGATGCCGCCGTCCAGGAAGCGCAGACGGTTGAGGATGGTTTCCTGAACAAGCCGTCAGGCCATGACTATGCAATTGTCGGCCAGCCGCTTAGCGATCCGGCAACGCTTGGCGAAGGAACGGGCTTCGGCTTGCGCAAAGGCGACAAGGCCCTGGCCGGAAAGATCGATGCCGCGCTCGACGCTTTGAAGAAGGACGGCACGCTCAGCAATCTTTCGCAGAAGTATTTCAAGCGCGACATCATCGCGAAGTAA
- a CDS encoding ornithine cyclodeaminase family protein, which yields MSSTDKVFPLIVQQDAVRKALPHLDVRGALTRMFLALANDSAVQPPQTFTPFPHGAGDFITYLGVMADAKVFGAKLSPYIVTESKPVITAWTALMSMETGQPLMWCDAGLLTIERTAGATALAVEHLATNEARRLAIVGAGSVGQAHLRQLAPLRPWDSINVFSPELARNEAKRAAVAALHERVRICTQLDDCVRDADVVALCTSSGTPVLSDTMLTKPALITSISTNVANAHEIPPAWIQDMDVYCDYRRTTPASAGEMKLAAQLHDWSPESILGDLPELVSGTARQPSRRRHVFFRSIGLGLEDVAIAYALFRHMAGQPIS from the coding sequence ATGAGCAGCACAGACAAAGTATTCCCGTTGATCGTCCAGCAGGACGCGGTGCGTAAAGCACTGCCCCACCTCGATGTGCGCGGCGCGTTGACACGCATGTTTCTCGCGCTTGCGAACGATTCCGCGGTGCAGCCGCCTCAGACCTTCACCCCGTTTCCACACGGAGCTGGCGATTTCATTACATACCTCGGCGTCATGGCGGACGCCAAGGTATTCGGAGCCAAGCTGTCGCCGTACATCGTGACGGAATCCAAACCCGTCATTACCGCGTGGACCGCACTGATGTCGATGGAAACGGGCCAGCCGCTGATGTGGTGCGATGCGGGTCTGCTCACCATCGAGCGCACCGCCGGTGCGACGGCACTTGCGGTGGAGCACCTTGCGACGAACGAGGCGCGCCGACTCGCCATCGTCGGTGCGGGGTCAGTTGGGCAGGCGCATTTGCGCCAGCTTGCGCCACTGCGGCCGTGGGACTCGATCAATGTGTTTTCGCCGGAGCTTGCGCGAAACGAGGCAAAGCGCGCAGCGGTCGCCGCCCTTCATGAGCGCGTGCGGATTTGCACCCAGCTTGACGATTGCGTGCGCGATGCCGACGTGGTGGCGTTGTGCACATCCTCGGGCACGCCCGTACTGTCGGACACGATGCTGACCAAGCCGGCGCTCATCACGTCGATCAGCACGAATGTCGCCAACGCACACGAGATCCCACCGGCGTGGATTCAAGACATGGACGTCTATTGCGACTACCGGCGCACCACGCCTGCCAGCGCCGGTGAAATGAAATTGGCGGCGCAACTGCATGACTGGTCGCCGGAAAGTATTCTGGGAGATTTGCCCGAACTGGTATCCGGCACGGCCAGGCAACCCTCCCGGCGACGGCATGTCTTCTTCCGCTCAATCGGACTCGGACTGGAAGATGTGGCGATCGCTTACGCCTTATTCAGGCACATGGCGGGACAGCCGATAAGTTAA
- a CDS encoding helix-turn-helix transcriptional regulator codes for MRKTKTTPARRLLLDRYGRVADGIALLFFPYVEIVIHDLQSQTVAYIANNLSKRELGDESALEEIDHSAQSGTIGPYEKINWDGRRMRCVSTVLFDDAGAAVGVMCVNYNIAVFEDMKHVIDRVVSGAGLVKQPEELFKDDWQERINTFLHAWLQERQLALNSLTREHRRELVEALWEEGAFKGKSAANYVANVLGMGRATVYQHIRDLRGAAA; via the coding sequence ATGCGAAAGACTAAGACCACACCCGCGCGCCGGCTTTTGCTGGATCGCTACGGCCGTGTCGCCGACGGCATTGCGCTGCTCTTCTTTCCGTACGTCGAAATCGTCATTCATGACCTGCAGAGCCAGACGGTTGCGTACATTGCAAACAACCTGTCAAAGCGTGAACTGGGCGATGAATCCGCGCTGGAAGAAATTGATCATTCGGCGCAGTCGGGCACGATCGGTCCGTACGAAAAGATCAATTGGGACGGCAGGCGAATGCGCTGTGTCAGCACGGTGCTCTTTGACGACGCCGGCGCGGCTGTCGGCGTGATGTGCGTCAATTACAACATCGCCGTCTTTGAGGACATGAAACATGTCATCGACCGCGTGGTGTCAGGCGCAGGCCTCGTGAAGCAGCCTGAGGAGCTGTTCAAGGACGACTGGCAAGAGCGTATCAACACTTTTCTGCACGCATGGCTTCAGGAACGCCAACTGGCATTGAACTCCCTGACCCGGGAGCACCGTCGCGAGCTTGTCGAGGCACTGTGGGAGGAAGGCGCGTTCAAAGGAAAAAGCGCGGCTAACTACGTTGCCAACGTCCTAGGTATGGGCCGCGCGACCGTCTACCAGCATATTAGAGATTTACGAGGCGCTGCAGCCTAG
- a CDS encoding GGDEF domain-containing protein translates to MSTTISIEEPRRIIWIVTKIYSGLLIIGCALIPAYLIAYLAFFQDPSLKFENHAFHEIAIAAATLEGLFVTYVTWRCYLSSGEPLLRWLTLGFLGFVLVYALHGAFTGMAHHNIWLFLLYGPASRLVMSVLLLVGLLSYHSTPDAVERRSKPRPWLTWIAVFVLIDLVVGLIANSPIAGTPAVRLSMEGGALVFSTLNVMVLMLRRIRSPLMVIYGISVTSFALASLAFILGKPWNHMWWLAHAIFAAGFFLLSYGVVQAFRTTRSFSTIYSQEELMARLAEAMARTESALQELQRTNHQLEHLAATDPLTGAANRREFIHQVTAEIARAKRGGAPFSLLALDLDNFKLINDNYGHQVGDEVLQRFVQKCLDAIRPYDGVARVGGEEFMVLLPKAARDAARSIAERVRGAVATEKFYTGTGRAVAVTVSVGISEFGRDGDTIDTLLRVADERLYQAKHDGRNRVVAG, encoded by the coding sequence ATGAGCACGACCATCTCAATCGAAGAGCCGCGCCGCATCATCTGGATCGTGACCAAGATCTACTCGGGTTTGCTGATCATTGGTTGCGCGCTGATTCCCGCTTACCTGATTGCCTATCTGGCTTTCTTTCAGGACCCGAGCCTGAAGTTCGAAAACCACGCGTTTCACGAAATCGCGATCGCAGCAGCGACGCTCGAGGGGCTGTTTGTCACCTACGTGACATGGCGTTGCTATCTGTCGTCAGGCGAGCCGCTATTACGGTGGCTGACATTGGGCTTTCTAGGCTTTGTGCTGGTCTATGCGCTGCACGGCGCGTTCACCGGCATGGCTCACCACAATATCTGGCTATTCCTGCTCTACGGACCGGCATCGCGTCTGGTGATGTCGGTGCTCCTGCTGGTGGGGCTTCTCTCGTACCACAGCACGCCAGACGCAGTCGAGCGGCGCTCGAAACCGCGCCCGTGGCTGACGTGGATCGCCGTGTTCGTCCTGATCGACCTGGTCGTCGGACTCATTGCGAACTCGCCAATTGCGGGCACCCCCGCAGTGCGGTTATCCATGGAAGGTGGGGCGCTCGTCTTCTCGACGCTGAACGTCATGGTGCTCATGCTGCGTCGCATTCGCTCCCCGCTGATGGTGATCTACGGCATCTCGGTCACCTCCTTCGCGCTTGCGTCTCTCGCGTTCATTCTCGGCAAGCCCTGGAATCATATGTGGTGGCTGGCGCACGCGATCTTCGCCGCCGGTTTTTTCCTGCTGAGTTATGGCGTGGTTCAAGCGTTTCGCACGACGCGGTCCTTTTCGACGATCTACAGCCAGGAAGAACTGATGGCTCGCCTCGCCGAAGCGATGGCGCGCACGGAAAGCGCGCTGCAGGAACTCCAGCGTACCAATCACCAGCTCGAGCATCTCGCCGCGACCGATCCGCTGACGGGCGCCGCGAACCGGCGCGAGTTTATCCATCAAGTGACGGCGGAAATCGCACGAGCCAAGCGAGGTGGTGCGCCGTTCTCGCTGCTGGCGCTGGATCTCGACAACTTCAAATTGATCAACGACAACTACGGCCATCAGGTGGGTGACGAGGTATTGCAGCGATTCGTGCAGAAATGCCTTGATGCCATTCGCCCCTACGACGGCGTCGCGCGGGTCGGTGGCGAAGAGTTTATGGTGCTGCTGCCTAAAGCCGCGCGAGACGCGGCACGCTCGATTGCGGAGCGCGTGCGGGGCGCCGTAGCTACCGAGAAGTTCTATACCGGAACCGGGCGGGCCGTCGCCGTTACCGTCAGTGTCGGGATCTCCGAGTTCGGCCGCGACGGCGATACGATCGACACCCTCTTACGCGTCGCCGATGAGCGCCTTTACCAGGCCAAGCACGATGGCCGCAACCGTGTGGTGGCCGGATAG
- a CDS encoding D-2-hydroxyacid dehydrogenase family protein has product MNPKLPIKVAVLDDYQNVALSMADWSPLKNLADVTVFNDHVADIGSLIQRLQPFDVVCVMRERTPLSRAVIESLPNLKLIASTGPVNASIDQEAAAERGIEIRHTGYSSTPTIELTWALILAMARNIPLENQSLRQGGWQLSLGDQLAGKTLGLLGLGHIGSAVGIIGRAFRMNVIAWSQNLTEERAAEKGVQRVSKDVLFSTADFLSIHVRFSERTQGLVGAAELAQMKPTSRLINTSRGAIVDSAALLRALTTGQIGGAALDVYDVEPLDNPHPLRELPNVLATPHIGYVSKELYRTFYGDTVRNIVRWLDETGRSAQVV; this is encoded by the coding sequence ATGAACCCCAAATTGCCTATCAAGGTGGCCGTCCTCGACGACTATCAGAACGTCGCGCTGAGCATGGCAGACTGGTCGCCTCTTAAGAACCTGGCGGACGTTACGGTGTTCAACGACCACGTCGCTGACATCGGGAGCCTGATTCAACGCCTGCAGCCATTCGACGTCGTATGCGTGATGCGAGAACGCACACCGCTGTCCCGCGCGGTCATCGAAAGCCTGCCGAACCTGAAGCTGATTGCCTCGACCGGCCCCGTGAACGCGTCGATCGATCAGGAGGCGGCTGCGGAACGCGGCATCGAAATTCGTCATACGGGCTATTCGTCCACGCCGACGATCGAGCTGACGTGGGCGCTGATTCTCGCGATGGCCCGCAACATTCCCCTCGAGAATCAGTCACTGCGTCAGGGCGGCTGGCAGCTTTCGCTTGGCGATCAACTCGCGGGCAAGACGCTCGGATTGCTTGGCCTTGGCCATATCGGCTCGGCTGTCGGCATCATCGGACGGGCATTCAGAATGAACGTCATTGCGTGGAGTCAGAACCTCACCGAGGAGCGCGCCGCGGAAAAGGGCGTGCAGCGCGTCAGCAAGGATGTGTTGTTCTCCACGGCGGATTTCCTGTCGATCCATGTGCGGTTTAGCGAGCGAACCCAAGGTTTGGTCGGTGCTGCGGAACTCGCGCAGATGAAACCCACAAGCCGGCTGATCAATACGTCGAGAGGCGCGATCGTCGACTCTGCCGCGCTGCTTCGGGCACTCACGACCGGTCAGATCGGCGGCGCCGCACTGGACGTCTACGACGTCGAGCCGCTCGACAATCCGCACCCTCTGCGTGAATTGCCCAACGTGCTCGCGACGCCTCATATCGGCTATGTGTCGAAAGAGCTGTACCGCACTTTCTATGGCGATACTGTGCGTAACATCGTTCGCTGGCTTGATGAAACCGGACGTTCGGCGCAAGTTGTATAA
- a CDS encoding LysR family transcriptional regulator, with protein MRVSADRPLRLDMESLRIFVAVIEEGSIAAAAARTHIVASAVSKRVSDLEDDAGTPLLYRHSRGVQPTPAGEALYHHAKRLSEHLQQISDELSEYSAGLRGHTRIYVNFTAMVQYLPGVLRAFLRTNPKVRIDMVEKSSDEVVQAIASGVADLGICSATEDSLGDLQWRPYSVDKLVVIVPSDHRLAGRASVSFAEVLEDDVVSMPYGTSISKLCRTAAERAGKRLRVRIEVTSFEGVRNMVSAGLGIGVLPKGSVTPYMHSVPFRVVELDEPWSLRPLLIIARHFDTLPLPARMLVDHLDKQQGSVS; from the coding sequence ATGCGTGTTTCAGCAGATCGGCCGTTGCGACTCGACATGGAGTCTCTGCGCATTTTCGTGGCTGTCATCGAGGAGGGCAGCATTGCTGCGGCGGCGGCCCGCACGCACATCGTGGCGTCGGCCGTCAGTAAGCGCGTATCGGATCTCGAAGACGACGCCGGCACGCCTCTCTTATATCGACACAGCCGCGGCGTACAGCCTACGCCCGCGGGCGAGGCGCTCTATCATCATGCGAAGCGGCTGAGCGAGCACTTGCAGCAAATTTCCGACGAATTGTCTGAATATTCGGCGGGGTTAAGGGGACATACCCGGATTTATGTGAACTTCACCGCCATGGTCCAGTATCTGCCGGGTGTGCTGCGTGCCTTCCTGCGCACCAATCCGAAGGTGCGGATCGATATGGTCGAGAAATCGAGCGATGAAGTGGTGCAGGCGATCGCAAGCGGCGTTGCCGATCTCGGCATCTGCTCGGCCACCGAAGACTCCCTCGGCGATTTGCAGTGGCGTCCGTACAGCGTCGATAAGCTGGTTGTGATCGTGCCGTCGGATCATCGGCTCGCCGGGCGCGCAAGCGTGAGCTTTGCGGAAGTGCTGGAGGACGACGTCGTCAGCATGCCGTACGGCACGTCCATTTCGAAACTGTGTCGTACCGCCGCCGAGCGTGCGGGCAAGCGGCTTCGCGTGCGTATCGAGGTGACAAGCTTCGAGGGCGTGCGCAACATGGTCAGCGCGGGGCTCGGCATTGGCGTGCTCCCCAAGGGAAGCGTGACGCCTTATATGCATTCGGTGCCATTTCGCGTCGTTGAGCTTGACGAACCGTGGTCGCTGCGGCCGCTGTTAATCATCGCGCGCCATTTCGACACGCTGCCGCTTCCTGCGCGCATGCTGGTCGACCACCTCGACAAGCAGCAAGGCAGCGTGTCATGA
- a CDS encoding MFS transporter, with the protein MEHKQLALSSRTHWYAGLTAMHWRVLKASFLGWIFDGYEALALVVVLGPMLHSVLSPTQAASPTTYAGLVIGITLLGWGAGGLIGGILADYVGRKRMMLWSVFLYAVFSGLTAFSQTFWVLCGLRFLTGLAMGSEWSTGVALLSETWPERARAKGAGFLQSGFGWGTLIAAVVWYALSSTHPLGAETWRLMFVLGAVPAFFVLYIRRGVSESEKWQRAVREKRWSATSTTSTTNTQPVAGDAPASDKRPFTLTQLFSEPEALRRTLLLLVLSIVTTVGWWAISSWLPTYTVSLAKAEGIADALSWGSKISIAYTLGAIAAYMIAGFVVDAIGRRAFLSLTFVGALVTTFVTYKLTTSVEAMMIVAPINGFFTLGCAYVWMAIYPCELFGSSVRSTAISFVFNAARLIAWVFPIIAGSMIKSFGGVSQAALALGSVYLLGIVLPWFLPETNGAGMPD; encoded by the coding sequence ATGGAACACAAACAACTCGCCTTGAGCTCGCGAACTCACTGGTACGCGGGTCTCACGGCAATGCACTGGCGTGTGCTGAAGGCTAGCTTTCTCGGCTGGATTTTCGACGGCTACGAGGCCCTGGCACTCGTCGTCGTGCTTGGGCCGATGCTGCATTCGGTGCTGTCGCCGACGCAAGCCGCATCCCCCACGACTTACGCGGGCCTGGTAATCGGCATCACGCTGCTTGGCTGGGGGGCGGGCGGTCTGATCGGCGGGATTCTCGCAGACTATGTCGGCCGCAAACGGATGATGCTCTGGTCCGTATTCCTCTATGCGGTGTTTTCGGGTTTGACTGCGTTCTCGCAAACCTTCTGGGTGTTGTGCGGGCTGCGTTTCCTGACTGGCCTCGCCATGGGCAGCGAATGGAGCACGGGCGTCGCGCTGCTGTCGGAAACCTGGCCGGAGCGGGCGCGTGCGAAAGGGGCGGGCTTCCTGCAATCGGGCTTCGGCTGGGGCACGCTGATCGCAGCCGTCGTGTGGTACGCGCTTTCGTCGACGCATCCACTCGGTGCCGAAACCTGGCGGCTGATGTTCGTGCTTGGCGCGGTCCCGGCATTCTTTGTGCTGTACATCCGCCGCGGAGTCAGCGAGTCGGAGAAATGGCAACGCGCGGTGCGCGAGAAACGCTGGAGCGCGACAAGCACGACGAGCACGACGAACACGCAGCCGGTTGCTGGCGACGCGCCTGCATCCGACAAGCGCCCCTTCACGCTCACGCAACTGTTCAGTGAACCCGAAGCGCTGCGCCGCACGCTGCTTCTGCTGGTGTTGTCGATCGTTACGACGGTCGGCTGGTGGGCCATTTCCAGCTGGCTGCCGACCTACACCGTGTCGCTCGCTAAAGCCGAAGGTATCGCCGACGCCTTGTCGTGGGGCTCGAAGATATCGATCGCGTACACCCTTGGCGCGATTGCGGCCTACATGATCGCGGGCTTCGTGGTGGATGCGATCGGCCGGCGGGCGTTCCTGTCACTCACTTTCGTCGGCGCGCTGGTAACAACGTTCGTCACGTACAAACTGACGACAAGCGTCGAAGCGATGATGATCGTGGCGCCGATCAATGGCTTCTTCACCCTGGGCTGTGCCTATGTCTGGATGGCGATCTACCCCTGTGAACTCTTTGGTTCGAGCGTGCGTTCCACTGCCATCAGCTTCGTGTTCAATGCGGCGCGCCTGATCGCGTGGGTGTTCCCGATCATCGCGGGCAGCATGATCAAATCGTTCGGTGGTGTGTCGCAGGCCGCGCTGGCACTCGGCTCCGTGTATCTGCTCGGTATCGTGCTGCCGTGGTTCTTGCCTGAGACGAATGGCGCAGGCATGCCGGACTAA
- a CDS encoding aspartate/glutamate racemase family protein, whose translation MTQNFRIGQIVPSSNTTMETEIPAMFRAREAIRPERFTFHSSRMRMHKVTKEELEAMNKEGLRCAAELADARVDVMSTACLVAIMAMGPGYHRQTERELLEVARANHCLAPIMTSAGALVEGLKIMGARRISLMAPYMRPLTDLVVAYIENEGIEVIDSLSFEIPDNLEVGLRDPMQLVDDVRGLNTEGADVVVASACVQMPSLPAIQRIEDMLGIRTVSTAVCTVRGMLDRLKLEPIVPGAGALLSGA comes from the coding sequence ATGACTCAAAATTTTCGTATCGGACAGATCGTCCCAAGCTCGAATACGACCATGGAAACTGAAATTCCCGCCATGTTTCGTGCCCGTGAAGCGATCCGCCCGGAGCGGTTCACTTTCCATTCGAGCCGGATGAGAATGCACAAGGTTACGAAGGAAGAATTGGAAGCGATGAACAAGGAAGGCTTGCGCTGTGCGGCCGAACTCGCCGACGCTCGTGTCGATGTCATGAGCACGGCGTGCCTGGTCGCGATCATGGCAATGGGGCCCGGCTATCATCGGCAAACTGAACGCGAACTGCTGGAGGTTGCTCGTGCCAATCATTGCCTTGCGCCCATCATGACCTCCGCGGGAGCGTTGGTAGAAGGTCTGAAGATCATGGGCGCGCGCCGGATTTCGCTGATGGCGCCGTACATGCGGCCCTTGACGGACCTGGTCGTCGCTTATATCGAGAACGAAGGCATTGAGGTCATCGATTCCCTCTCCTTTGAGATTCCCGACAACCTTGAAGTCGGTCTGCGCGACCCAATGCAGCTGGTCGACGACGTTCGCGGCCTGAACACGGAAGGCGCGGACGTCGTGGTGGCGTCCGCATGCGTTCAAATGCCCTCATTGCCGGCGATTCAGCGCATCGAAGACATGCTGGGCATCCGCACCGTCTCGACCGCGGTATGCACCGTCCGGGGCATGCTGGATCGGCTCAAGCTTGAGCCGATCGTCCCTGGCGCGGGCGCGCTGCTGTCCGGCGCGTAA